The nucleotide sequence TTCTCATTCctatttatatatttttctcGTTTGAAGATCCATGTCTAAACGtaaagtttgaaatttttctttgaaatccGATAATAGTGGTTATTCCTGACACCGTTGTACAGAAGTTTCAGTACTGAAGCAGgacaaatcaaataatgttGAAAGAAGGAGACGTTTGCCAGCAACATTTCTGCAAGTGCTACGTAGTGTTTTTCCAGTTGTACGGGATGTTTTCAGTATAACAACGGGGCCCCACAAGTAATTGAAGCGGGGGCATTAAAACGTATACGCTTGCCCTCTCAGAAGATCCCGGAGCCCCAAATGACAGATGAGCTCTCGAGAGACAAATGAGTTGCCGGCGGAACATTTGTCCTAGTTGCTGCTTTCCTTTTTTCCTGTTTGGGTCACGGGAGAAACTACAGAACGACATTTCTCTGACGCGCCCGCACAACAGCCTTTGAACATTTGGCGGCGACATTTGTCAGGACAAAGTACCCGAATAGGAAATTCAAGGAAAAACTTTCACCCCccatatttaaaaaaaatatgctAGACTGTGGCATGTTGGAAACACTTGTACTGGGAATTCTTAGGACATCAAGCCAATATTGAAGGGGTTTCTGAGCTAATTTTCCGTTCCTTTGGATTAATCCTTTTTTCTCGTACATGTGGTGTCATCTTTTGAACCGTTCCCAACACGGAATTACTTGCAAAAACTTACACCGATGTATTATTAACCTTAACTCTTCGGAAATTCATCCATATCTTGGTATATTTCGGTTAATTCCGATTTATCTCTCAACGgaataaatttttaataGTTGCGGGGGAGAAGGGGTCGAGTTCTTCACAGAGCATTGAGGAGGTATCTTCCGCGCGATTGTCAAAAGTTGAGCTATCCGGATCAGAAGTTCGCACAAGTGTAAACCTTAATGTCTCGTTTCTCGAGCACTAATGTCGGATCATGTATGAGAAGATTGGAAGAATACGCGAAACGCGTGGAAACAGATGTCCTGAAATAGCGTTTGTGTGGTCATTTAGTGGGAACGTCACTAAACTTTTTTTTATGCCAAAACACGGGGCGTGGGGGTTTATCGCGGGGCGCTTTCCACATTATTACCATTCGGCTGGTAACAAATATTGCAAACAGCTGACAAATCTCAATTGcaattctttcttggaaCCTCTTCAGTTGTTCCCAGTGGTCGGCTTGAGGAACACATTTgtatctattttttttctcaCTTCTGGCACAATATTGTGACAAATGTTTTGGGGAAATCTCTACAATGTTGTTCTTGCTCTTTCTCTTGCTCTTAGTATTGTGAAGACTTGAAATAATAGTTCATAATTGTTCCTGTGCTTATTATCAAGCGGTTTTAACAGTTAAGTGTAAATAGACAACAAAAAAATGGTTAAATTTGTACGCATAGTAGAATGTGTCATTTAAATAGATTTTCTAGAAGTTTTTCAGTAAATCACCTTGTACAATACCTCAACAATAGTGTTTATAAAGTATTATTAGTCTgttctcttttcaattatttggaaacttGATCTTTTATCGTCTTAGTTTCACTACTCGACCATTTGAAGTTTCTTAAAGGAATTTCAacttttcttctaatttcaGATAAAAATAAGTAACTATTTAATGTTGttcttttttgaattaCTTTCATTATATCTGGCcaaaatcaagaaatttggatattaagatatttttatttacaaaatattaaggatagtatatttttttaactTTTTTAAAATGTCATACTCCCACGACTCTACAAagcaaaaaaataaattaatacCAAATCCTGTTTATATGTTTGATATTACACTCTTAACTCCCGATCCTACCTTTAGTAACATTTTAATCcttatttttcaaattttttatgAAAATTTCTAAAATAATAcccaagaaaaaaattctgTCATCTTCTAACCCTTTTTTTCGTTAACttcaacaaaatattatcaaacaGACACCCTAAAATGTTGTCTAACCAATTATTTGAGCTCGTTTTTAAAAGTAATTAATTTTagatttttccatttttatttaaaccATTTATAAAAGAGataaaaatttatagaTATTCGTAGATGCGTTATAAAATTACATTGGTAATGCCCAGAAAGTTACTTTCTGCCAAACATTCTCTTGTAGATTGGGGTATCATCATGAGccaattcatcaatattataATCAGCACCTCTTCTAGAAGGTGGAACCCATGAAGCTGACTTCCATGGAACAACACCTTCACTATACATATCATTAACTTCTTCCAAAGTCAAACCTTTAGTCTCTggaacaaagaagaaaacgtAAAAGTAGGCAAAGACCATACAACCCATAAACACATAACCGTAATAGAAGTTGATAGCACCAGTAATAAAAGGAGTGAAGAAACCAATCAAGAAACCCCATAACCAATTGGCAGCAGTAGCCACTGACATGGCCTTAGACTTGACTCTCAATGGGAAAGTTTCAGAAATGACAACATATGCAATAGGTGCCCAAGTGGTAGCGAAACAGAAAATATAGAAACAGGCAAAACAAATCATACAGTTACCAGCCCCCTTAGAGGATCCATTTCCTTCACCATTTGGCCATAATCTTGTAACACCAACAGATGCGTAAACAACATAACAACAAACCATTCCGACGGCCCCCCATAATAAACAGTTACGACGACCAAATTTATCAACGGTGTATAAAGAACAACAAGTAGAGGCTAAGTTAACAATACCAAAAACAATGGatgtttcaaatgaatcttGCATACCAACAGCAGTGAAAACCGTGGTACCGTAgtaaaagaaataattatcACCAGTCAATTGTTGCAATGATTGAATCATAATACCCAACATTGTACGTTGTAACATGGCGGGCTTACCAGTAAACAATTCACCCCAGGAAGCAGAACCAGCCGCTCTAGCTTCTTCAACACTAGCTTCAATAAGTTCTAATTCCTGTTGGATAAATGGATGATCACCTGGGGTTTTATTAACCTTTGATAAGGAAGCTCTAGCTTCATCAATCTTCCCTGCTTCGACCAAGTAACGTGGGGATTCTGGAACAAAGGTCATACCACCAATCATAAATAGAGCCCATGCAAAACATAAACCTAATGGAACTCTCCATTGGACAGAGTTAGAATAGTTCTTAGTACCGTAGTTAGTACAGTAACCCAAGAAAATACCAAGGGTAATCATCAATTGGTAACAGGAGACTAAAGTACCTCTCATTTCCTTGGGTGCAACCTCAGAAATCAACATTGGGGATAGGACTGCAATACCACCAACACCTAGACCGGAAATAATTCTACCGATAAAGTATTGGTACCAAGCCTTAACAGAAGcgatttgaataatgatacCGACAATGTAAATGCAGACAACAATAATCAAACCCATCTTACGACCATGTGTATCACCTAATCTTGCCAAAACAATACCACCAATAGCACAACCGATGTTAAAGATAGAAACAATTAAACCCATTCTGACCTTGGACAAGTAAGGAGTACCATTGTGATGCTTTTGACCGAATCTTCTCAAGAAATCAGTTTGAGCGACAAAACCAGAAATGGTACCAGTATCCCAACCAAAAACGAAACCACCGAATGCCACCATAACACAACAAATAGATACTGTAACATAAGCACCTTTACCGTTATTTGGATTTACAAGTTCGGTCACTTGTTCATAGTCGTCGGAGCCATTCTTCTCCATACCGGCAGGATCATTTAGAACCTTTGAGTTATTTGAGTCTac is from Naumovozyma castellii chromosome 6, complete genome and encodes:
- the NCAS0F03110 gene encoding hexose transporter HXT3 (ancestral locus Anc_5.396), producing the protein MNSTPDLITPQKSTSSNSNIEVDSNNSKVLNDPAGMEKNGSDDYEQVTELVNPNNGKGAYVTVSICCVMVAFGGFVFGWDTGTISGFVAQTDFLRRFGQKHHNGTPYLSKVRMGLIVSIFNIGCAIGGIVLARLGDTHGRKMGLIIVVCIYIVGIIIQIASVKAWYQYFIGRIISGLGVGGIAVLSPMLISEVAPKEMRGTLVSCYQLMITLGIFLGYCTNYGTKNYSNSVQWRVPLGLCFAWALFMIGGMTFVPESPRYLVEAGKIDEARASLSKVNKTPGDHPFIQQELELIEASVEEARAAGSASWGELFTGKPAMLQRTMLGIMIQSLQQLTGDNYFFYYGTTVFTAVGMQDSFETSIVFGIVNLASTCCSLYTVDKFGRRNCLLWGAVGMVCCYVVYASVGVTRLWPNGEGNGSSKGAGNCMICFACFYIFCFATTWAPIAYVVISETFPLRVKSKAMSVATAANWLWGFLIGFFTPFITGAINFYYGYVFMGCMVFAYFYVFFFVPETKGLTLEEVNDMYSEGVVPWKSASWVPPSRRGADYNIDELAHDDTPIYKRMFGRK